The following are encoded in a window of Sphaeramia orbicularis chromosome 20, fSphaOr1.1, whole genome shotgun sequence genomic DNA:
- the lrrc34 gene encoding leucine-rich repeat-containing protein 34 → MAGNGGDLTEVYVTFCAKNNIKTNPYIVEVLQNTPVTESFTLKLPGNNRLNPVQRLDDKDALALSKCLQNNASVAGLDLRYNNITDEGAAHLSDLLQEGNSALRSLDLTFNDIETDGAEILSKSLQSNSSLLSLRLSGNKIGNRGATYLAAVLQVNATLQDLHLDDCDLATQSVIALAIMLKNNRTLRSIDISRPLLFSLQEEWVVHWAEMLEVNGGLVELHLGKTGLTNTGMERLAEGLRLNHSLRYLDLRCNRVTCDGVRPLAETLKHNGTLEVIDLSSNRMEDEGAVYLSEAVASAGCGLKQLSVCSNNIRTEGLLALGQALMVNTTMSHIYIWGNPLEQAVCKAFADLMSCGRLAPEQTDVSAYEVDGHMFLAQVTHSLTRRTPGTDAELGHTNHPNTNPASTPPQNMEDEQM, encoded by the exons ATGGCGGGCAACGGAGGCGATTTAACAGAAGTTTACGTGACtttctgtgcaaaaaataacatcaaaacaAATCCGTACATTGTGGAAGTTTTACAGAACACGCCTGTGACAGA gagTTTCACATTAAAACTTCCAGGAAATAACAGACTGAACCCGGTTCAGAGACTTGACGACAAAGACGCTCTTGCTCTGTCAAAATGTCTGCAAAACAACGCAAGTGTGGCAG GTCTTGATCTGAGGTACAATAACATCACAGATGAAGGAGCTGCACACCTTAGTGACCTGTTACAG GAGGGAAACTCAGCGCTGCGATCTCTGGACTTGACCTTCAATGACATCGAAACCGACGGTGCTGAAATCCTCAGCAAAAGCCTTCAG AGTAACAGCTCCTTACTCTCTCTCAGACTGTCGGGTAATAAGATCGGAAACCGAGGCGCAACGTACCTGGCCGCTGTTTTACAGGTGAACGCCACGCTGCAGGACCTCCACCTGGACGACTGCGACCTG GCCACTCAGAGTGTGATCGCACTCGCCATCATGTTGAAAAACAACAGGACTCTTCGCTCCATCGACATCAGCCGGCCACTGCTCTTCAGCCTCCAG GAGGAATGGGTCGTCCACTGGGCGGAGATGCTGGAGGTGAACGGGGGTCTGGTGGAGCTCCATCTGGGGAAGACGGGTCTGACCAACACTGGGATGGAGAGGCTGGCTGAAGGCCTGAGGCTCAACCACAGCCTGAGATACCTGGACCTACGCTG TAACCGTGTGACTTGTGACGGCGTGCGACCTTTGGCTGAGACGCTGAAGCACAACGGGACTCTGGAGGTCATCGATCTGTCGTCCAATCGGATGGAGGATGAAGGTGCCGTGTACCTGAGCGAGGCCGTGGCTTCTGCAGGATGTGGACTCAAACA GCTGTCCGTCTGCAGTAACAACATCAGGACGGAGGGTCTGCTGGCTCTGGGTCAGGCTCTGATGGTCAACACCACTATGAGTCACATCTACATCTGGGGAAACCCACTGGAGCAGGCCGTCTGCAAG GCCTTTGCAGATCTGATGTCCTGCGGCCGTCTGGCGCCGGAGCAGACGGACGTCAGCGCCTACGAGGTGGACGGTCACATGTTTCTGGCCCAGGTCACTCACAGTTTGACCAGACGCACACCAGGCACTGACGCCGAACTGGGACACACCAACCATCCAAACACAAACCCCGCCTCCACGCCTCCTCAGAACATGGAGGATGAGCAGATgtga
- the LOC115411326 gene encoding synaptonemal complex protein 3-like: MSTGRRQMKKKHTKEKAVLVVDFTEEDVKKEPSGSEEDAIEVDKLVRKRPSSHLEEEAGSTVGSKVQSILEEFRADISKVMQTRKERLECLTSYHMKESQHKVEQLWCSYHSQRQKVTQQYSQQVSCALQQWEAEAQRVKKLEERFTILLAQQQMVLRQARAAEAQKLKAIRVLFKQFGKNMEDMDKSHQAFLQEAQQELRKEMVTLLKKITMHTQRQEMATVYKSLQSML; this comes from the exons ATGTCAACTGGAAgaagacaaatgaagaaaaaacacaccAAAGAAAAGGCTGTTCTAGTAGTTGATTTCACTGAGGAAGATGTAAAGAAAGAGCCGAGTGGTTCAGAGGAGGATGCCATAGAAG TAGACAAGCTGGTCAGAAAACGCCCATCATCTCACTTGGAGGAGGAGGCAGGCAGCACTGTGGGAAGCAAGGTTCAGTCCATTTTGGAGGAGTTTAGAGCCGATATCAGTAAAGTGATGCAGACCAGGAAGGAACGTCTGGAGTGTCTGACCAGCTACCACATGAAGGAGAGTCAACACAAAGTGGAACAGCTGTGGTGCAGCTATCACTCCCAGAGGCAGAAGGTCACCCAGCAGTACTCACAGCAG GTTTCCTGTGCCCTGCAGCAGTGGGAGGCTGAAGCCCAGCGGGTGAAGAAGCTGGAGGAACGCTTCACCATCCTGCTGGCGCAGCAACAGATGGTCCTGAGGCAGGCCAGAGCTGCTGAGGCCCAGAAACTGAAGGCCATCAGGGTTCTGTTCAAGCAGTTTGGGAAAAACATGGAAGACATGGACAAGAGCCACCAGGCCTTCCTGCAGGAGGCGCAACAGGAGCTGAGGAAGGAGATGGTCACGCTGCTGAAGAAAATCACCATGCACACG CAACGGCAGGAGATGGCCACAGTCTACAAGTCTCTGCAGTCCATGCTCTAG